In Aliidongia dinghuensis, the DNA window AAACGCAAAGGGCTTCAAATGAAAATAGCTCGGACAGTTCGGCCAATTCACTTCGAGGACTTTAGTGGAGCCGAGTTCGAGCGCCTAGTCTTGGCCTATCATCTTTGTGAAGGCTGGACTGACCTCGCGTGGTTCGGCCAAACAGGAAGCGACCAAGGTCGCGACATCATCGGACTCCGCCCCTTTGATGATCGGCCAGCCCAACGCACCGTCATCCAATGCGTCAATCGAAGCACGCTGGCCCAAGCCAAGGTGGAGAAGGACATGGCGGCCGCGGTCGGTGCTGCGACCGGGCAACCAGACGCATTCAAATTCGTATGCCGGGGGAGCGTTTCGGCCCAGCGCCGCGATGAAGTGCGTGCAGCCGCAGCCCGGCTTGGTGTCCGTGAAGTGACGATCTGGTCGGGCTCCGAATTCGAGGAATATCTGCGTCTGCGCGCTGAATTCCTCCTACGGCGTTTGGTAGATGGCGTCGCCTTTCCTGACGCCGAGGTGGAGCTGCGAGACTTTGTGGAGCAGTTTCAGGATATCGATGACGACCAAGCGTTGGCCATGCTCGCTCGGGCTTTCGACCGCCCGGCGTTTCGGACGCCTTTTCAACAAGAAAGTAATCTTCACGCCTTCCAACAAGCCATCGAGGACACAATTCGAGTCCTTAGCACTGGCATCTGGCAAACACGCGAGGGCGTCGAAATACATCGCGTTCCGTCGCTGCATCACATTCGCGACGTCCACGTTCGGCAGGCACTCGAGCTAACGGTCCGCGAACTCGATCAGCTCCGTCGAAATTTCAAAGCGCTGCTCGCCACCGGCGAAATCCGACACTGTGGCTGCGGCGATCCCTCGTGTCCGACCTTTATGCTCACCCATCGGGCCACGAACGAGATGGACCGAGCGCGAGAGCGGGTGCTAGCAGCATTTCGCAAGCCATATCCAGCCTTCACGGTGGTGATAGAATGAAGCTGCGCGGCGCCATTTCTTTTCGGAGCATCGCCACCGATCATCTCGCCAAGGCGAAGATCCTGCTCGATGGCTCGAACCGCGATCTGAACCTCGTCCGCAGCGGGTGCAGGAAGATCTACTTCCTCAATCTCGAGAACATTGGCTTCTCCATGTCCGCGGAAGCGTAAAGCTCAGGGTCATAACTAACACTTTCATTATACATCTACTTCAAATGATGGTAAAATGTGGCAGGATGTATTCGGCAAGCTCATCGATCAGCTCTGACGTGGGTCGCCGGGACATTTTCAAGTTCAGCGCAACATGCGATACACCCTGGTCCTGTTGCCTTCTCCACAAGTCGATAAGCACTTTGCGTCCGGCAACCAAACCGCGGCCATGGCGCAGCGGTGCATCGGGATTTCGATCAAGATCGAAGAACGTCCCATAGCCGTAGGGCTTGAAGATCTTGCCTGGTATGGCGGCCTGCCATTGCTCGATAACCGCCGCCAGGCGATTGAAATCGCTCTGATGCCAGATCCAGCCATCCATATGCTCGGCCAGCCACTCAACGCTTTGCCCCGCACGTCCGATGGCCAACGTCGGTAATCGCGGTCCGACGGGTTTCGGCACGAGGTCGAGATTACCGTCTAGCCGACCAAAGAATTGCGATGTGTGAATAGGCCACGATTGCTCCGTCGTCGTCCGTATCAGGGCGTGAGCGTCCCGGAACCGCTCGGCACGCGTCTCGAATTCAATGCCGAAGGCCGGATACTCAATCGGCCGGTCGCCGCTCGACAGACCGAGCAGAAAACGGTTGCAGGTTAGATGGTCGAGAGTTGTGGCCTGTTTTGCGACGGCTATAGGGTCGCGCAAGGGCAGGACGATACCGGCGGTGCCTATGACGATCTGCTTGGTCTCCGCGGCCAGCCAGCCAGCATAGACCATGGGGTCGAAGACTTGACCTAAATCGCCGAATGACGGGTCGAAAAACGGGACGTCGCGCAACCACAGCGCCGAGAACCCGGCTTGATCGACCTTGCGCGCGAGCACTGCGTGATCTCGCATGGTAGGTGCCGGCGTATCGGGATAGCCCTCGAGCGGAGCGATGAAGCCGAAAGTCAGGTGACCCTGCTTGAACACGCGGGAATAGCCGCGATGGAAACCTGCATCAGCGATGGCGTCGCGAGCATCGTGCACGTTCGCGGCAGGGGATACGGGTTCACTCAGGTTTATGTCTACTGTCATCATCCAGTCCTCAAGCGCGCCTGTTCTCCGCGCCAAGCCGACTGTATCGCTCCCATCTGTTTCCAATAACACGAGCTGACTTGATCTCACTGTTGCGCATGATGATAACAGTGCGATGGAATGCGCTATTGGGGCTCAGAGGGCGAGATGGATTTTGTGCAGCAGTTGAAAGTCTTCATCGCCGTCACCGAGAATTCGAGCTTCGCGCGAGCGGCCGAGTCGTTGCGCATGACACGGCCGAGCGTCACCAACGCGGTCAACAATCTGGAAGCACGGATGGGTGTGCGCCTGCTTCAGCGGACGACGCGACGAACGAGCCTGACCGGCGAAGGCGAATTG includes these proteins:
- a CDS encoding restriction endonuclease gives rise to the protein MKIARTVRPIHFEDFSGAEFERLVLAYHLCEGWTDLAWFGQTGSDQGRDIIGLRPFDDRPAQRTVIQCVNRSTLAQAKVEKDMAAAVGAATGQPDAFKFVCRGSVSAQRRDEVRAAAARLGVREVTIWSGSEFEEYLRLRAEFLLRRLVDGVAFPDAEVELRDFVEQFQDIDDDQALAMLARAFDRPAFRTPFQQESNLHAFQQAIEDTIRVLSTGIWQTREGVEIHRVPSLHHIRDVHVRQALELTVRELDQLRRNFKALLATGEIRHCGCGDPSCPTFMLTHRATNEMDRARERVLAAFRKPYPAFTVVIE
- a CDS encoding LLM class oxidoreductase, translating into MMTVDINLSEPVSPAANVHDARDAIADAGFHRGYSRVFKQGHLTFGFIAPLEGYPDTPAPTMRDHAVLARKVDQAGFSALWLRDVPFFDPSFGDLGQVFDPMVYAGWLAAETKQIVIGTAGIVLPLRDPIAVAKQATTLDHLTCNRFLLGLSSGDRPIEYPAFGIEFETRAERFRDAHALIRTTTEQSWPIHTSQFFGRLDGNLDLVPKPVGPRLPTLAIGRAGQSVEWLAEHMDGWIWHQSDFNRLAAVIEQWQAAIPGKIFKPYGYGTFFDLDRNPDAPLRHGRGLVAGRKVLIDLWRRQQDQGVSHVALNLKMSRRPTSELIDELAEYILPHFTII